The Hordeum vulgare subsp. vulgare chromosome 7H, MorexV3_pseudomolecules_assembly, whole genome shotgun sequence DNA window GAATTACATCTGTGACAACTGTTGAGCAATCAAGAACTTACGAAGCTTAAACTACAGGTGAAATTGCGCAGCAAGCACTGCAAAACTTGTGACCGGTGTGTTGATGGATTTGATCACCACTGCAGGGTAACCACTATAACTATGCATAGCTCACTTCCAAATCTCTGGCTCTGCTCTTCGTCTCTTGTGAAGTCAAGTGACTGATTATATACATTCTCCAATGCAGTGGCTCAACAATTGCATAGGGAGAAGGAACTATGCAGCATTTATCCTGCTAATGCTCTTTGTTTTGCTGATGGTGGGTGCTAACTCTCGACGCATTTGCCAATTTTCTGTTTCGAAATTCCACTGATTTTTAAATGTCCAACATTCCAAGCTGTTTTTAGTTTGACCAGTTCTATTTGGTATATTCCAAATTTCCAATGTACTTTATCAGCTTGTTATCGAGGGGGGGACAGCGGTTGCGATTTTTATTCGCTGCTTCATCGATAGCAAAGGGTTGAAAGCAGAAATGGAGCACAGGCTTCATGTAAGGCTGCCTAAAGGAGCTCACGCAGCAGTATCTGTAAGTTATGACGAATGATATGCCTGGTGACAAATTTCATTGTTGTACTATTTTGCTTGTGAAGCTCACACCTTTCTCTTTAATTTTCGCCACAGATGGTATTTGTCATCTTCACTTTGTACAGTACTGCAGCATTGGGTCAGCTCTTCTTTTTCCATGTTCTGCTCATTAGAAAGGTTTGCATTTTCCAAACCCATTCTTACGTTACCAGTGCGTGGAGCTCGGAAATATGCTCACATTTTTGGAAACCTCATTTGCGTATTTGTTACTACAGGGAATGAGGACATACGATTACATCCTTGCTATGCGAGAAGCTGCACAAGCATATGATCCTTTTGATGACTCTGATTTTTCCTCGGACGAAAGCATCGACTTCGACTCTCCAGAAAGGCCATCGTTCTTGTCAAGGATCTTATGCAGAAAAGATGAAATGAATGAGGTAAGAGGGGATAAATTGCTtccctagtactccctccgtcccaaaataagtgactcaattttgtactaactttacaaagttagtacaaagttgagtcacttattttgggaccgaGGGAGTATAATTTACTGTCAAGTAACTTCATAAATAACACAACAATTTTGAACATGATAGAGTACCCGAAGGCTGTCAATTAGGATCGACGAGAAGGAGGCCAATGATGCAACAAGAAGGAAGGATGACGTCCCGATAAACCCATGGAcgttgatcactatgaacaagGACAAAGCAATGGCAGCCGCTGAGCGTGCTCGTGAGCGGATCAGGCAGAAGTTGCCATCCACGGCCATCTCCCCGATGAAACCATTACCATTGGAGACAAAGAGAGGTCCTTTGAACCAGGAGAGAAGATCCATCATGACAGGGAAGGAGAACCAGGAGAGAAGACCCATCATGACAGGGAAGGAGATCGTGCCTGTCCTCACAAAGAGCTGGCTGTCAGGGTCACCAACTGCAAGGTTGTCAAGCCCAAGGAGGAGGTTTTCAGGTTCATCGTCACCCAAACCTCAGAGATGCAGGGCCAACTTCGACTTGAGATTAACAGAGGTGTCAAGAGAGCTTGATACCCACGTCTCGAAGCAGGTCATGTGCTCTGTTGTCATGAAGGGCGTCGAAGATGAAGGTTCTTCTTCATAACTTATGATGTTGTTCAGCCCACAAAATTCATTCAATTTTTTGTTACTTAAATCTATGTGTTGTTGTGTGCTGTGCTTTCTTAGCCCATGCACTCCTTCACTGCTgtatacatagttgtatgttgatctCTTGTACTACACCCCCCCTGCACATTTAGTACAGCAATGCCATGGTTATTCATCTCAGGACTGTCAAATTTTCCAATCATGGTCAATTTGTCATCTCCATTACTGTTATGATGTCACCCTTTTTTTGTTGTTGCCAATTCTTCATTTTTGTGTACTTGAGATCTTTTACAGTGGGATCAATGAATGTGAACCGCAAGACGATTCCAAAGGGGCAAGGGCCATAGCTGCGAGATGAATGAGTGTGCAGTTTGTATAACAAATATTTTGAAGGAGAAGCAAGAACAGGTGCTATGGAATAAACTCCCTGTCTTGCAAGAGCAATGCAGGTGATAGAAATGATTGTATTGCAGTACAGATTGTAGGTGAGGCACAGTGGGATGATATTGCTATTTTTATAGCTGTGGTGTGATCTTTGctttatatatataaatataaagcGGGACGGAAGCCGATAAACCGGCCACATAGCTGCCACATCAGCGTCTCTTAGACTGTTGGACTAATTTTTTTTTACAGGAACCTATTTGCAAACTTGTTAGTTTTTCTAACCTATCTTAGCTAAATGACGTATAGAGTAAAAATAATTAATCCTGCATTGCATGTGACTTGAACCTACAACCTTTCAAAATTAGGAAGCAGTTGTTAACCTTTGGGACACAATCTGACTTGTTAAATTAGTGTGCCAGCCAACTATATATATTCATGTATAACCAGGAGATTTAATGCAATcactttttgtttctttttttgcgGGTGGATCCCATGCAATCGCCTGGTCGATTTCCTTCTAGTATTGGTGGATAGATTTCCTTATATTTACAATCTTATCAAGTGCCTGTTAGCTCTTTTCCTGCATTTGCATTAATTGTtcggaaagaacaattttcttaaAAATATACATGACTCTATGGTGCATGGGAAGTTTAATGTCAACATAATTATTGTACTCCATATATAGTCAGATGCAACTTATTATACAAGTCAGGTTGTGTTCCAATGCTCAGTAGCTAGTTGCCAACACCTATAGGTTGTAGGTTCAAATTGAAGGTgggttttttttgttttctttatacGCCATTAGTTAAGATAGggtgtagtttatttattttctttataCGCTATTAACTTAGATAGGTTGCTAGAAAAATCAATCGTTTTGCAAAAAAGGACCCTGTAAAATTTAGTTAATTACATAAGGTTTAAGGAATGCTGACGGGCAGCCATGTGGCATGTTTTTCTCCTCTCTAATTGGTTTTGGCCTTATTTGATCAGATAAACGAGTTTATGGACTAAATCTGATCACTTTATGAGTTAATGGCCTAAAGTGTGCAATTGGTTTGAGTTCGTGGACTAGTGATGTATTTCACTCCTTCCTAGCTTACTGAGTCATGGTTTTGCTATCATAAATATGTTTTTAGTAAGTTTATGTATCACAGATTAAAATCTCCATGAATCATTGAAAAAGCCCAGTCTCCCACTTGTAATAAAGTATTAACAAAGTATCAAACGGTATAATTTGTTTCGTGCTGTTTACTCCATTTTTCTTGACACGCCATTAGTTGAAATATGTTGCTAGAAAAACCGATCATTTTGCAAAAAGGGGCCCTGTAAAAAATTGTTAGTTACATAAGGGTTTAAGGAACGCTAACGAGGCAGACATGTGGCCGATTTTTCTCCTCTCTAATTGGTTTTGGCCTTATTTGATCAAATAAATGAGTTTGTGGACTAAATGTGATCACTTTCCGAATTGATGACCTAAAATGTGCAATCAGTTTGAGTCGTTGACTAGTGATGCATTTCACTTATTCCAAGCTTACTACGTCATGGTTTTGCTATCATAAATACACTGTTACTAAGTTTATGTATTACAGATTAAAATCTCCATGAATCATTGAGAAAGCGTAGCCTCCCACTTGTAATAAGGTATTAACAAAGTATCAAATGGTACAGTTTGTTTCGTGCTATTCACTCCATTCTTCTTGTGGGTGAGTGGGTCTGTGTTGGATGAAAATACCTCTAGGATGCCTAACAGAACTCTCTACATGATCTCCCACTCTCCCACAAAATAAACTCTCTAGATGATTGTTGCAACTATTAAATCTTTTTCATCACTTCACCAATTGAGGCTTGAGACAGAGATTTCATAGTGCAGGCTAGGGCTAGATGTAGGTCTTCTCGTTCTGGTTTGCTTTTCAAGCCCAATATCTTAGGTAAGTTTTGAACCAAAGATAAGTTTAATGAATGAACTTCACAAACTGCATAATGCATGCTTGACTATTTATAGTTATCACTTGTTGTTTAAGAGTAACTCTGCAAAACTTTGTATGCACTGAAAACTACAATGTGTTGCTAGCATGAAAAAGAGAGTCTGATTTGCGTAAGAAAAAAAATAATCTGGTAAGATCCCTTGTGATTTTCCTTAGTTTGTctgcatggcttgtccattttttacaTCCAGATCAACTGTGAAGAGTCTTGCATCGCAGATTGACATAATTGATTATTCCTCAAGATTAGAGAGAACACTAAACAACTCATGTTTTACTGTATAAGCACTTAGTAAACAGCTCATAAGCAGGCGGAAAGGATTGCACACAAGATTCTTTTCAGAAACAGTACTCGAGTTGTAGCCAAGGCATCAAATTGCTATTACACTTGGCAGACATGTTTTCGATGACACTTCACGCTGATTTGTTCTACAACACATTGTGTTGTCTGCAACATTATGCTCCATTGGACCGCAACAGACATTACATCAGTTCGCATGTTGTACTTTGGCAATCCGCCTTGTATCATTTTCCATTTTGCAGAACTAAGGATAGCCCCTGCCATCTGACTAACTTGGCTAGGGCTGGCCCTGGACCATAGTAAAAGGTGCAACAATCTAAGTTTCATCTCAAAATAAGGGTCCAATGAAGTATATCTACATATAGCGGAATGATGGTAGCTCATATTGTTTGGCTCCTTGTGGTGGAACCAACTCACCAAGGTTCAAGTTCTAGACGTGGCACTGGTGGtctcattttatatattttttaagccTTTCGATAATGTGTCTTTCATGGGAGGAGACGTTCCCGTCGACTATGGAGGCGTTTCTGACAacttcgtcaatctcaagatgTCGTGTCGGCCTAGTATCTTAAAGGTGCTTATAGGAATAGGGTGTGCGTGCGTGCATTCGTAGGGTTGATTGTATGCACATGTATGTGAGTATCTCTATTAGTATTGTGTCaaaaaaaattacaaacataaacacATTATAATCTTATTTAAAATGTATTTTCGAAAATACAACACCAACACTAATAAAAATGAATTTGTTGATAGATACCTGACTACATTAGGATTAATTATTCCTGAAGTCACAAATAATTGTTTTTTTGGACACTGGCATGGTGTCCGTGACACTATTTTGACCACAAGTTTGTACTACATTATAGTTGTAAAATCTAAAAAATATATAGTGTGGCAAGGGTACCTTTCTAGATAGTCTACAGGTATTTATATTCTTATTATGTCCGATCTAAATTATCATAAAAGTATTATTgatcaaaggtaaataactttattatgcacatTGACAATACCTATTTATGTGTGGAGGTGAACAGTAGCCCTTTGTTTCAGAACCCGCTGTTTTGTAGGAACAAATTCCTATTCCTCTATAGGATTGATTCATATCCTTCACATTTCACAGGAATAAAACCAATAGCTCAGACCTTTTAGATCCTAGCAGCCATCAAATCATTCGGCTTGGTTATACCAAAGTCCATGGAGAACTTGGAATGACTCCGCTTGGTTAAACCAAAGGGTTGTTCTCTCTCGACGGCTCGCGGCTGGGTGGATGTACATCCATGTAATGATGTTTGGGTGATAATGGCAAACAGGCGAATGGGGTACCTTCCCTTTAATACAAACTAATTAATTCCTTGTGAAGTTAGGGTTTGGGGGCTTCGCATCTCTCCCCACCTTATGTTACGGAAGGGGGCTCTGGCCCCCTCCCCCCTCACAACACCACACAATACTTCTTCGATAGTTATTTCTATTGAAGTACATGTAACCTATAATCATCATTGATATCCTATAATCACATCCATATGGTGTATTAATACCTTATTTTCTGAAAATTGTATGTTCTTTATCTATGCCTTTATGATGACTTTCTTGTTATGCAGTATATACATCTGTGAAAACGGTCACCCTAGAGGTCCTAAGTAACATCATCGAGATAGCAAGGCATGGTGCAACCTTTTTACCTAAAAGCCTATAAAATTACAACAACTTATTGTGTActttcaatggcatatgtatgatAGAGGTAATACCAAAATGGCAAAACGTCGCAAGCATTTTTGAGTTAAGAATCCCATAGCACAACCCTCCCACTAATGATCACAAGACCGCAATTGTTCACTTGTCAAGATATTGTGCGTACTTGGCAAAATATATTATAGTATAACTTCCAAACGAGTACAGATGATGCAAGAACATATACAATGTTGTCACAGAGGAAACCATGAATGCTTTCATTGGTACTGCTATTAATGGCAGAGGTATGTGCATGCCAAAGGGTCGCCCAAACCTTGAAAGAGTTACTAAGAAATGTTGTTTGGAGGATATTTTTTTTATTGAACATCTTTGTCTGACTTCACCATTGGCTGCAAGGGCATCAACAATAATATGCGCAGGCGATGGCATTGCTAGAAGAAAACTCGAAGAGTGACACTATTAAGGAGAGCTAATTATGTACAACGAGCCGAGAAAGCATGTTGATTCAATGTATAGTCCACAAAACATGTGGACCATTCTTAAAGGTTTAGGGCCTAACTCAAACAAGGTCTCAATACATCAACATACATAAGTATACTATGAAAAATGACTTTTTTGATGAAAACCTTACTATGCCAACCACGAATACTTTGGGGGGAGGGGGCtctggtcccccccccccccaacacacACACCACGCTATGTTATTTCAATGGTCGTTTGCTTTGGAGTACATGAATCTTATAATGAATGTCTATATACTAtaatcacatatacatatatgcaTGGTGTATTAAGACCTTATTTGCTACCGAAATTAATATTTACCAATGTTTATGCTTTTATTACGACTTTCATGGTATATAATATATACCCATGGAAGTGTCGATTTTTCTCTATATAATCATTGACCCATTGTATCCAATTTGCACTAGGGTCTCCGAAATGCTAGTGATGTACTTTGCAAATTTCTAATGTACATCTTAAATACATCTTGTATATTAGTATGCTCCCTAGTTTTGAAGGCCTCACAATCGATTGAAGTTGTTTGATTTTGCATCGTGTCTCGATTTTGACTCGGTCTTCAAGTTGGGTCGGGGGGATTTGCCACTTGGTGGGTCCTCTTGGTAAGTGATTTGGGTGTGTGAGCCAAGGTTGTCGGTGGGGAAGTGCTTCAGTTTGTCGCCAACAAGACAAAGAACCATAGCGACCAGCGCATGGGGCCTCTCTCCGTTATCTTTCTATTCCTCGTTCTTCTATATATTTAGCTACATATATTTTCTGCATGGCATGTGTTTGATAACATGCAGACATGCGACGCGACTGATCGAGCACTCCTAATTCACCCGTTCAAGTTGATTCCTACGTATTGTAGGTGATTCTCATGCCAATCACTTGATTAAATCTTATAtttggtttttgttgttgctggtaTGCTTGCATCTGTCCCTCTTAACTTATAAGTGTCACGCTTTCTTGTTTGTTCTACTTACACTTGATGTGATTCTATGGAtgtttgttgttgtctttttttctttcctttcatCTAACAAAGCATGTTCTAAAACTAGTGAGATTTCCCTCATAAAGGCTTAGTCAATGTTTCTTGGTGTTATTTGTTTCAATAGTTGCTTGCGGCCGACACTTTAAGCTTGGGAATCTTGTTATGTCatttcattctttgttatcaagaTTTGATCTTCTCATTCTTATTTGAACTTTGGAGGCCACAAACTACGTGTTGTTATAGGCCAATAActgcatgaagaagaagaatattatGTTATATGCCTTGGCTATGTCCATAGTTTTCTTCTATCATGCAACTGAGTGTTGCCCATATGAAGGCGTGAGGGAGGAGCCGACGCAATGaagcacaagccatgcttctagtGTAATTACTATGTGCAGACCAAGGGGTTTTCCTGTGATATGTCTGGTAAAATCATGTGCTACCGAGTAAAAGATAGTGGCATAAGATCAACAAttcatgttgatatcatcaacaaagaaagattcaagaggaggctTATGGCATATGGATTAGATGGTAATAATTGTTTGTGGTGTTAACCCAAATGGGCAACCAAGTAATGTGAGTTATGTCAAATCTGAACTAAATAGCGGGAGCACACAAAACTTACACTCAATCCAAGCTGGGTATTAGAGTTGCAGACAGGTTCTTTAAACCTCAAAAAATGATTAAACATTTCAATCCCACAACTGTTGCTAGAGCTTAGTTTTTGCCGCCAATGGCAGTGGTACCACCGCTAGTGGTATGGTCTGTTGTCAACACTAGTGTTCGGGGGAAAGGACTTTTTTAGGACGCGGAAGAGGGGGAAGGTAAACCTAAATTAAGTGGGCTTTGCGTACTCTTACATGTCATTGGGGTCACGGGGTGACAGATAAAACACTCACATACACCATAAGGCCTCCACCTAGCCACGTCAGATCAAAATCATGTTTTGATCAAGGTTGATGGCTACCGAGGACCGGTTTTACCAGGTATTGGCGGTTCAATTTAGGGAGAGGATCACACAACAAATTAGTAGAGAAAAAAAATCtagactacaacaatagttgagaAATCAATATGCAATTATATCTTGTTGCAATGATGGTTATTTTGTTGAGTGAATTCCATTTTTACCCCTATTTTGACATTTTTACACTAATTACCCCATTTAACGAGATTTCATCTGTTTTACCCCATTTAGCAAAAGTTCTGTCATGATTTACCTTGTTGAAGACTTTATAGGCGTTCTGTCACATCGATCGTTTTTTCCTGCCTATTTTTCCCGCTGAACCGGTCCTCACAGCTTCTGTCGACTCGGCCCGGCCCGATGGAGGTCGCTCGCATCGCGTCCAACGCACAATGCCTGAGTCCGTCACGCGCCACACTTTCCCCCAATCAATTGCATCGTGTGTCTAGGTTTCCGACCGTACGCACCCGTCAGGCTCGCTTGATCCTAGGTTCTTCGAGGATGTCGGGCAACGTGTTGGGTTCAACAGTAGGTGCATCTCAAGTGAATTAAAATTTTCCAACGCGcggaacatccaagaacatgctacggagatggatcacaTATCGTTACCACTAGACACGCGGTGCCAtgcagcggaagtagagttgAGGCAGCACGTCCGCgtggtccgtctcctcctcgtccgatctccctcgaacagtCGGTCGCCGGATcgtctccctcgaacagctgGTCATCGGATCCAACGTACAGGTTCGCCTGAGTGGCGCAGGTGCACCGCCTCTAACGGTATCCgcgcgtgcaggaggaacaccgtgcggttgaaaaggatcgagatggacctagagggggggtgaataggtacagttccaaattttaataattacttagcaattttaggcaaaagtgcggaatatgagtgtaggcctaataattgctatgacaaggagtaagctatttagagtgaaataaggcaagcggtaaacaataatcaaatacaagtatgtaataaggattaacacaagtagagagttagggttaggaataaccgaaactccaagagagacgaggatgtatcccgatgttcacttccttggagggaagctacgtcaccgttagaggggcggatgttaccacgaaggcacaccaacgccacgaaggctcaccctattctccgtttgagataactccacgaaggcgtttctcaaccactagtggtaagccttgaggtggcttccaaaccttcacaaactttccgggggaaatcacaatggtttgattcctctccaaagactcctaccgcctaggagtctccgacctccaagagtaacaagatcacggggattgctcaaaactttctcaaatcacaaatcactttggtgggaaggaggagaaggagacgatctatcttttgattggaacaacactcaaagggactcacaaatgctcttgggatctaagatttggtgtagacaagagtgagtgagaagaagggTGTTCTTGgacgtgttctagctgtgttggacaccctctcatgaagtgggagggggtatatatagtggggagagtaaaacagccgttggggacactttaagtcacacagggttcggacgtccggcagtttacggaagtccgggcgtccgcaaggggtcggtcatccgagagctgtagatatgtctggaaacactctgagttgaacagggaccggacatccggagaaggccggaaatccgagttattcgactcaacttcttctggtgcaaggttccggatttccgaaaggggacggacgtccggagggagccggaaatccgagttatagggctcacgttcttctggtgcagggctccggatttccgaagatggtcggtcgaccggccctcggatgtccggagggagccggaaatccgagttatagggctcaagttcttctggtgcagagctccggatttccgaagcctgtcggtcgtctgacccttgaccggccctcggactccggagggagccggaagtccgaggcattagacttgttttgagataggagcagagtagagaataggtggtattgagcagaatagtgaagatgtggtatgagcaagttcatcacaaaacctgtgatcccctcttaatagtgcgggatccctatactcaagaatagtaaactcaaaaggatagtctacatcatcttttctcaatcccgagccttcttgacatataaatcccgatcttctcagaccacctttggcacataattctcaatctactaaagtacttgccatcctgagatacactcaacaaataggattagtttcctatgtatgtgttgtcattaacaccaaaagtcgattaggggcatagcatgcactttcaatctccccctttttggtagttgatgacaacatatacataggtctcaaaaagatttaacatacattatagccttggagagatttagtacggagctcccccttagtatgtgcatgataatatatcggagctcccttttaatgtgtgtatcgaacatataatggatcatcatgtaaagataatagatcatcatagaaagacaatagatcatcatagaagtagtggatcaaaacataatagcctatgatgatatcatagcaatccatagcaatcacaacattcatcagtagccatacatgagtttatccattacattactcAACCATGCAAATTTAGACTAAAACTCCAAAGAcaaaaaactacgatacattactccccctttggcaccaagtaccaaaaagggaggcaccaacagcatcaaccatgctcagagctcatcagcatcatcatcagcatcatcctcaTTGTCAGGCAAGCCActaccaccagcctcgtcaaggaaatcagcccactcaggaccagatgtgaagccaaagtcagaaggaggaggagcaggaagggcctcatcatcactcacatcaagagcgcccgagtctctcagatgagccttgagggcattcttggaggagactaggcgagaaaccacatcatgggtttgaccacactagaaagagacggccttcatcatagcagaatgtgccttgccaatgaatttggcaaagcgaccgagaggagcggagctagatgagggggttgctgaccgggcagcagtgcggcgagtggatgtggaggatggggttttcttgggagcatagttatccgccatgtgagcaggaatgacccacttgtgatgtgtgtgagtgacagcaacagagaaatc harbors:
- the LOC123410746 gene encoding protein S-acyltransferase 18, producing MAWPRRHGWQLPLHPLQLVGAGVFAVLVTAFYVVIGPYLGSTVAGNTLLALFSLSAAATAALYVRCTAVDPSDRTHAKKVKRQRNLARGSGRKLPRLRYGYILWRYAARLLKRVEVRVMNRWVRRSYLEQWNSSVQLDPMLPFAFTSLEDIVSPHATDDQDISFCPICDCEVKLRSKHCKTCDRCVDGFDHHCRWLNNCIGRRNYAAFILLMLFVLLMLVIEGGTAVAIFIRCFIDSKGLKAEMEHRLHVRLPKGAHAAVSMVFVIFTLYSTAALGQLFFFHVLLIRKGMRTYDYILAMREAAQAYDPFDDSDFSSDESIDFDSPERPSFLSRILCRKDEMNESTRRLSIRIDEKEANDATRRKDDVPINPWTLITMNKDKAMAAAERARERIRQKLPSTAISPMKPLPLETKRGPLNQERRSIMTGKENQERRPIMTGKEIVPVLTKSWLSGSPTARLSSPRRRFSGSSSPKPQRCRANFDLRLTEVSRELDTHVSKQVMCSVVMKGVEDEGSSS